The Simkania negevensis Z genome has a window encoding:
- a CDS encoding FKBP-type peptidyl-prolyl cis-trans isomerase: protein MSLKNLAYFFCGVIVTGITFIAWNYIDRSHVSISEEALGGMFYEELAKYPAECDVDKITLVMRDISYGKRKKMSRQDREEILFELASRESEEIARQNLLLAEAYLKSISNRPEIMSVIDEKVYIEILQQGSGEKVSQEDCVSIKFVQYDIDGKVIRDTQEQAIMIPLSRMIKGFKVGLEGTKVGERRKIYIHPDCGFSKIGRSDYPNQLLIYEVQVVSIHSHSSD, encoded by the coding sequence ATGAGTCTAAAAAATCTGGCTTATTTTTTTTGTGGGGTAATAGTTACAGGCATTACGTTCATAGCGTGGAACTACATTGATCGTTCTCATGTATCAATATCTGAAGAAGCTTTAGGAGGGATGTTCTATGAAGAACTGGCTAAATATCCAGCAGAATGTGATGTAGATAAAATCACATTAGTCATGAGAGATATTTCTTATGGTAAAAGAAAAAAAATGTCACGGCAAGATAGAGAAGAGATTCTTTTTGAACTTGCTTCAAGAGAATCAGAAGAAATTGCTAGACAAAATTTATTACTCGCTGAAGCTTATTTAAAATCGATTAGTAATCGACCTGAGATCATGTCAGTTATAGACGAAAAGGTTTACATCGAAATACTACAGCAAGGATCAGGCGAAAAAGTCTCTCAAGAAGATTGTGTATCTATAAAATTTGTACAATATGACATTGACGGAAAGGTGATTAGAGATACGCAAGAACAAGCTATAATGATTCCACTTTCAAGAATGATTAAGGGGTTTAAGGTTGGTTTAGAGGGGACAAAGGTTGGTGAACGCAGAAAAATATATATTCATCCTGATTGTGGATTTAGCAAAATTGGGAGAAGCGATTATCCTAATCAGCTTTTAATTTATGAAGTACAGGTTGTCTCTATTCATTCACATTCTTCTGATTAG
- a CDS encoding methyltransferase domain-containing protein, with product MYEDGLHHLSMFEGGYINFGYWDHVKSDNGILTKSQRIESEKNLYRFVGKRMRLGNRDKVLELGCGLGLGTVFLYENYYIDEIIGVDFSENQIARAMELHSDLLAHSKKVVFQKGDAQSLEFEDESFSKVISIEAAQHFESFELFANESYRVLKKDGLLGIATFFGKGAEGFSEACSLIPTIENGTDKLYMVSDIEKILYNAGFKDVEIISIGKNVWDYLDRWISQGSLKDSWDRNWLLGYKKQIFDYYVLLAKKPI from the coding sequence ATGTATGAAGATGGATTGCATCATCTATCAATGTTTGAAGGCGGTTATATTAATTTTGGTTATTGGGATCACGTCAAGTCCGATAATGGTATTTTAACTAAATCTCAGAGAATTGAAAGTGAGAAAAATCTTTATAGATTTGTTGGCAAAAGAATGCGTCTTGGGAATCGTGATAAAGTTTTGGAGTTAGGCTGCGGGTTGGGCCTTGGGACCGTATTCCTTTATGAAAACTATTACATTGATGAAATAATAGGCGTGGATTTTTCGGAAAACCAGATTGCTAGAGCTATGGAACTGCATTCAGACTTGTTAGCTCATTCAAAAAAAGTTGTTTTTCAAAAAGGTGATGCGCAAAGCCTGGAGTTTGAAGACGAAAGCTTCTCGAAAGTGATTTCAATTGAAGCTGCTCAACATTTTGAGTCATTTGAATTGTTTGCCAATGAATCTTATCGTGTGTTGAAGAAAGATGGTCTTTTAGGGATTGCAACCTTCTTTGGGAAAGGTGCAGAAGGTTTTTCAGAAGCCTGTAGCCTTATTCCGACGATAGAAAATGGCACTGATAAGTTGTATATGGTATCTGATATAGAAAAAATTTTGTATAATGCAGGATTTAAAGATGTTGAGATAATAAGCATCGGTAAGAATGTATGGGACTATCTTGATAGATGGATCAGTCAAGGAAGTTTGAAAGATTCCTGGGATAGAAATTGGCTTTTAGGTTATAAAAAGCAAATATTCGATTATTATGTTTTGTTAGCTAAAAAACCAATTTGA
- a CDS encoding EamA family transporter, which translates to MKFFNRYKTLALLAEEHHKVPVVTQEKRHLGIILTLVGWLLAAFYTVLFQVSNTSSKINVSANLSNVFLEFTLIHLTMFIFFFVFSMIRGRNFFKAKEPKLLIWRSIFAILSLWFYSLARVWTSTVDNSMLYSIDALCIVVFLAIIGIKVSKISWLGIFIGVFGIFFVYSFDIKSIFDILGGFFGTMSGVTLAIITIITTYLVKQDPPLRIGLYQSALGFISSLIIAIILGIVQGWHPIRLEDIVTMAFSGIFFGMMLFCIWEAFYYTEAYIIGALSYFLPVFVETINWILTREPVKTTTIIGTLIITLGCMIVVFDVYLEDKRKMFRHYGDGRISGK; encoded by the coding sequence ATGAAATTTTTCAATCGTTATAAAACACTTGCGCTTCTAGCTGAAGAACATCATAAAGTTCCAGTTGTTACACAAGAAAAACGGCATTTGGGAATTATTTTAACTCTTGTAGGTTGGCTGTTAGCAGCCTTTTATACTGTTTTATTTCAAGTAAGCAACACTAGCTCAAAAATCAACGTTTCAGCTAATTTATCTAATGTATTCCTTGAGTTCACACTCATTCACCTAACAATGTTTATTTTCTTCTTCGTATTTAGCATGATTAGAGGAAGAAACTTCTTTAAAGCAAAAGAGCCGAAACTTCTGATCTGGAGATCAATTTTTGCAATTCTCAGCTTATGGTTTTATTCTCTTGCAAGGGTATGGACAAGTACAGTCGATAACTCAATGCTTTATAGCATCGATGCTCTGTGTATTGTTGTTTTTTTAGCAATCATTGGAATTAAGGTTAGCAAGATTTCCTGGCTCGGTATCTTCATTGGAGTCTTCGGTATATTTTTTGTTTACTCTTTTGATATTAAATCTATTTTTGACATTTTAGGGGGTTTTTTTGGAACTATGTCCGGGGTTACTCTAGCCATAATTACCATTATAACAACCTACCTCGTAAAACAAGATCCTCCGTTAAGAATTGGTCTTTATCAATCTGCACTCGGATTTATATCATCTCTAATCATAGCCATTATTTTAGGAATAGTCCAAGGATGGCACCCAATTCGCCTAGAAGATATAGTAACCATGGCTTTTTCTGGAATTTTTTTCGGCATGATGCTTTTCTGTATATGGGAGGCTTTTTATTATACGGAAGCTTATATAATCGGAGCGCTAAGCTATTTTTTACCAGTGTTTGTCGAAACCATCAATTGGATATTAACTAGAGAACCTGTGAAGACAACAACCATTATCGGAACTCTGATTATCACCTTAGGGTGTATGATTGTGGTGTTTGACGTTTATCTAGAAGATAAAAGAAAGATGTTCCGTCATTATGGAGATGGTCGTATTTCCGGAAAGTAA
- a CDS encoding SDR family NAD(P)-dependent oxidoreductase: protein MNMKKQIIFITGASKGLGKALAKKFIEEGNTVYCGVRNTSAAPNGSYPVFLDLTIEVSLINAVNHIIKTSGKIDILIHNAGIAFVGPVDSMTLEESRRMFEVNFFAPFRLTQLFLPYFRKQRYGKILFVSSIRAIDSGAYIGLYSASKAALESIAFDWAVTLSRWNIIVSVVQPGPIDTGIELQTGHYFHDNNPYPPLENISLDLQPVDQVCEVIVEKLKAKELPFKFQTNIEGAKTANKHLIDPSWNEWCKAQKSFFKEEESNEIFQSL, encoded by the coding sequence ATGAATATGAAAAAACAGATCATTTTCATAACAGGGGCCTCAAAAGGGCTAGGGAAAGCTCTAGCGAAAAAATTCATTGAAGAAGGGAATACTGTCTATTGTGGTGTACGGAACACTTCCGCAGCTCCAAATGGTTCCTACCCAGTTTTTTTAGACCTCACTATTGAAGTGAGCTTAATCAATGCGGTAAATCACATCATCAAAACGTCAGGCAAAATCGATATTCTCATCCATAATGCCGGAATTGCTTTTGTAGGCCCGGTGGATAGTATGACGTTAGAGGAATCCAGAAGGATGTTTGAGGTTAACTTCTTTGCCCCATTTAGGTTGACTCAATTATTCCTTCCATATTTTAGAAAACAAAGATACGGAAAAATCTTATTTGTTAGCAGCATTAGAGCAATAGACAGCGGTGCATACATCGGTCTTTATTCAGCATCTAAAGCTGCTTTAGAGTCCATAGCTTTTGATTGGGCTGTAACTCTCTCTCGATGGAATATTATTGTTTCTGTCGTTCAGCCCGGTCCAATAGATACGGGAATAGAACTTCAAACCGGACATTATTTTCATGATAACAACCCATACCCCCCTTTAGAAAACATCTCTCTTGACTTACAACCTGTTGATCAAGTATGTGAAGTGATAGTAGAAAAACTGAAAGCTAAAGAGCTCCCGTTCAAATTCCAAACTAATATTGAAGGGGCGAAAACAGCAAACAAACATTTAATTGACCCTTCATGGAACGAATGGTGTAAAGCTCAAAAGTCTTTCTTCAAAGAAGAAGAATCGAATGAAATTTTTCAATCGTTATAA
- a CDS encoding ASCH domain-containing protein, giving the protein MKKFFLIVFSTIVSGVLIACSPAHSPISVTQEVSQSNEKNVYRLNIETQYLLYIIDGKKIIEGRLNVPDFGDMKKGDLVYFTDGNGGQAICSITSVGRYDSFNKMLVSEGVINMLPQIDPNTNSSEEMLLKGTKIYRSFPGYKEGVKIYGAISFGLKFLTDESVANIEIVNVNDA; this is encoded by the coding sequence ATGAAAAAATTTTTTTTGATCGTTTTCTCTACTATTGTTTCTGGAGTTTTGATTGCATGTTCTCCAGCTCATTCTCCTATTTCTGTTACACAGGAAGTTTCTCAGTCAAACGAAAAAAATGTTTACCGCTTGAACATAGAGACTCAGTATTTGTTGTATATCATTGATGGAAAAAAAATCATTGAAGGTCGCTTGAACGTTCCTGATTTTGGTGATATGAAGAAAGGTGATTTGGTATATTTTACTGATGGAAATGGTGGGCAAGCAATTTGCTCGATAACAAGCGTTGGACGATACGATTCTTTTAATAAAATGCTTGTGTCTGAAGGTGTAATAAACATGCTTCCTCAAATAGACCCAAATACTAATTCTTCTGAAGAGATGCTGTTAAAAGGAACTAAAATCTACAGGAGCTTCCCTGGGTACAAGGAAGGGGTAAAGATTTATGGGGCGATTTCTTTTGGTCTTAAATTTTTGACAGATGAATCGGTTGCTAATATTGAGATTGTCAATGTGAATGATGCATAA